Proteins encoded together in one Perognathus longimembris pacificus isolate PPM17 chromosome 8, ASM2315922v1, whole genome shotgun sequence window:
- the Gkn2 gene encoding gastrokine-2 has product MKILVAFLVVLTICGLQSHGYEVYNIFSPSNNGGNIQETVTIDNQENTATVDIHAGSCSSTTIFDYKHGYIASRVLSRRACYIVKMDHAAIPALDKLQRYIYEKQMMKTMTSSEYTWVKYNPLKSLFTKVDWFLFGSPIEQLCKHIPLYEGKVVEKSHKTGAGACAKAGLLGIFGISICAGLHV; this is encoded by the exons ATGAAAATCCTT GTGGCATTTCTGGTGGTGCTGACCATCTGTGGGCTACAATCTCATGGATATGAG GTTTATAACATCTTCAGCCCAAGCAACAACGGGGGCAACATTCAAGAGACAGTGACGATTGACAATCAAGAAAACACTGCCACTGTGGACATCCATGCAGGATCCTGCTCTTCTACCACGATTTTTGACTATAAACAT GGTTACATCGCCTCCAGGGTGCTCTCCCGAAGAGCCTGCTACATTGTAAAGATGGACCATGCAGCCATCCCGGCTCTGGATAAACTCCAACGGTACATCTATGAGAAGCAG ATGATGAAAACCATGACTTCCAGTGAGTATACCTGGGTCAAGTACAACCCACTGAAGTCTCTGTTCACCAAAGTGGACTGGTTCCTGTTTGGGTCGCCCATTGAGCAACTCTGCAAACACATCCCCTTGTATGAGGGGAAAGTGGTTGAAAAATCAC ATAAAACTGGTGCCGGAGCTTGTGCAAAGGCTGGGCTGCTGGGCATCTTTGGAATTTCCATCTGTGCAGGCCTTCATGTTTAG